One genomic segment of Virgibacillus doumboii includes these proteins:
- a CDS encoding lasso peptide biosynthesis PqqD family chaperone has protein sequence MNKTISINDIVSQIEGNIVSDMDGEKVMLSIQNGKYYNLGEIGGEIWEFIKEPASIHDLIRSLVAQYDVEESECRDQTIGFIDHLLEEGLVKVESA, from the coding sequence ATGAATAAAACAATCTCAATAAACGATATTGTAAGTCAGATAGAAGGAAATATTGTCAGTGACATGGATGGAGAAAAAGTCATGTTAAGTATCCAAAATGGAAAGTATTACAATCTTGGTGAAATTGGCGGGGAGATTTGGGAGTTTATCAAAGAACCTGCATCAATTCATGACCTGATTCGTTCGTTAGTAGCGCAATATGATGTAGAAGAAAGTGAATGCAGGGATCAGACTATTGGATTCATAGATCATTTATTAGAAGAAGGTTTAGTAAAGGTAGAGTCTGCTTAA
- a CDS encoding HPr kinase/phosphorylase, protein MFQTTKATSYAAFGLNILSEYFLPELKRNSNEDCDSDLIIKKEDLSIFWLENAQTDSYYYIKENLCMVRVPDVAIYKIEDGRGISVSPFEGSNDDQIRLYILGTCLGVALMQRKILPIHGSCIAIDGKAYAIVGDSGAGKSTLASAFVNRGFQLLTDDVIAVTLSEENVPIVIPSYPQQKLWQESLDQFGLKSNQFKPIYDRETKFAIPVTDHFLDKPMPLAGIFELNKTDQHEIEILPVQQLERFPILYYNTYRNFMINRSGLMEWHFEFSANMVNRIDFYQIMRPSSRFTAHELVDNILNLINKGE, encoded by the coding sequence GTGTTTCAAACAACTAAAGCCACATCCTATGCAGCATTTGGATTAAACATTTTAAGTGAATATTTTTTACCTGAATTAAAACGTAATAGTAATGAAGATTGTGATTCAGATTTAATAATCAAGAAAGAAGACCTATCTATCTTTTGGCTGGAAAATGCCCAAACAGACTCCTATTACTACATCAAAGAAAACCTTTGCATGGTCAGGGTTCCCGATGTAGCCATTTACAAAATTGAAGATGGAAGGGGAATTTCGGTATCTCCTTTCGAAGGCTCAAACGATGACCAGATCCGACTTTATATACTTGGCACGTGTTTGGGTGTAGCACTCATGCAACGAAAAATATTACCTATACATGGAAGCTGCATTGCTATTGATGGGAAAGCCTATGCTATTGTAGGTGATTCCGGTGCAGGAAAATCAACGCTGGCTTCCGCATTTGTAAATCGGGGCTTTCAATTACTTACAGATGATGTCATAGCTGTGACGCTATCTGAGGAAAATGTTCCGATTGTTATACCTTCCTATCCACAGCAAAAATTATGGCAGGAAAGTTTGGACCAGTTCGGCCTCAAGTCTAATCAGTTTAAACCTATTTATGATAGAGAAACAAAATTTGCAATTCCTGTTACCGACCATTTTCTTGATAAACCCATGCCCTTAGCGGGGATTTTTGAATTGAATAAAACAGATCAACATGAAATTGAAATATTACCTGTTCAGCAATTAGAGCGGTTTCCTATTCTCTACTATAATACCTACCGGAACTTTATGATTAATCGTTCCGGACTAATGGAGTGGCACTTTGAGTTTTCAGCCAATATGGTAAATCGGATTGATTTTTATCAAATAATGAGACCAAGTTCACGATTCACTGCTCATGAATTGGTGGATAACATATTAAATTTAATAAACAAGGGAGAGTAA
- a CDS encoding NAD-dependent epimerase/dehydratase family protein, whose amino-acid sequence MKNVLVTGAGGYIGSILVPKLLDRGYHVKAIDRFFFGVDKLQSHPNLTIINEDCRRLKEVHFVDVDAVIDLVAISNDPSGELFKEVTYEVNHLARVNTATLAKKMGVERYILPSSCSIYGFQDKEVIVDENTKTNPLTVYAKANEKAEHGVLPLADNNFTVTVMRQATVYGYSPRMRFDLAINGMTYGAWENGVIPLMRDGSQWRPMVHVEDTTDVMCLLLESEVHKINGEIFNTGSNRNNYQLGPLAEEIAAALPIDVKIDWYGDPDHRSYRANFDKIEKALNWEAKYIAADGAQEIYKKLASGTLEKTEQTITLNWYKQLVKWQKIMKQVNMYGGILEIEKDEASKLVHQSKEVFF is encoded by the coding sequence ATGAAAAACGTACTTGTAACAGGTGCAGGTGGCTACATTGGCAGTATCCTTGTACCCAAATTGTTGGACCGGGGATACCATGTTAAAGCGATCGACCGGTTCTTTTTTGGTGTTGATAAATTACAGTCACATCCTAATTTGACCATTATTAATGAAGATTGCCGCCGGTTAAAAGAAGTACATTTTGTGGATGTGGATGCTGTCATTGATTTAGTGGCAATTTCCAATGATCCAAGCGGAGAACTTTTCAAAGAAGTCACCTATGAAGTAAACCATTTAGCCAGAGTTAATACAGCAACTCTAGCCAAGAAGATGGGTGTAGAACGATATATTTTGCCTTCATCCTGCAGCATTTATGGATTCCAGGATAAAGAGGTAATAGTTGATGAAAATACAAAAACAAATCCATTAACAGTCTATGCCAAAGCAAATGAGAAAGCTGAACACGGGGTTCTACCATTGGCTGATAATAATTTTACCGTAACAGTAATGAGGCAAGCGACGGTATATGGTTATTCACCGCGAATGCGATTTGACTTGGCGATAAATGGAATGACGTATGGTGCATGGGAAAACGGCGTAATTCCACTAATGCGGGACGGTTCTCAATGGAGACCAATGGTACATGTGGAAGATACGACTGATGTCATGTGTCTGCTGCTTGAATCAGAAGTTCATAAAATAAATGGGGAAATATTTAATACGGGTTCGAACAGGAATAACTATCAATTAGGGCCACTTGCTGAGGAAATTGCAGCAGCATTGCCTATTGATGTGAAGATTGACTGGTATGGCGATCCTGATCATCGTTCTTATCGTGCTAATTTTGATAAGATCGAAAAAGCTTTAAATTGGGAAGCAAAATATATTGCAGCAGATGGGGCACAGGAAATCTATAAGAAGTTGGCGAGTGGAACACTTGAAAAAACAGAGCAAACCATAACGTTAAATTGGTATAAGCAATTAGTTAAATGGCAGAAGATAATGAAACAGGTAAACATGTACGGAGGTATTTTAGAGATAGAAAAGGATGAAGCTTCAAAGTTAGTTCATCAAAGTAAAGAAGTATTTTTTTAA
- a CDS encoding paeninodin family lasso peptide codes for MQKEWERPVLEVLDISMTMQGPGIRDVDATFEDEDEVAHLHKS; via the coding sequence ATGCAGAAAGAATGGGAAAGGCCAGTGTTGGAAGTGCTGGATATTAGCATGACAATGCAAGGTCCGGGGATTAGGGATGTGGATGCTACGTTTGAAGATGAGGATGAAGTAGCGCATCTTCATAAGAGTTAA
- a CDS encoding asparagine synthase-related protein has translation MSAIAGIYYVKDTVPKIHGQQMMQALSKFPADAVQTWNKENVFLGCHAQWVTPESIGEQLPLYDYDRQLAITSDAMIDNREELFDKLGIHREERKVIPDGKLILLAYSKWGDEVVKHLIGDFAFMIWDEKNQKLFGARDFSGTRSLYYYHDDQRFAFCTVMEPLLKLPYVKKKLNEEWLAEYLAIPNMIDSVDVLKTAVKDIQQVPPSHTITVKNGSVNLSKYHVLSFDEKIRFKSDEEYIEAFRDVFQKAVDSRLRTFKAVGSQLSGGLDSGSIVSFAAKTLKKQNKRLHTYSSIPVEDFNDYTPRHHFPDERPFINKTVDYVGNIEDHYLSLDDKNSYTDIDDWLEVIETPYKFFENSFWMKGIFEHASNDDIGILLSGARGNFTISWDPGLEYYSHLLKRMKWIHFARELKSFSSNIGVGRKKVLQVISKKAFPFLSHEDDYQFPMLINPHFASEMNVFDKLQKYGMGEDGFPELNMFKERQYLVGKDFIWNTNGISFSKLSLQYGLLMRDPTNDIRVINYCMAIPLDQFINSGMNRALIRKATKGYLPDEVRLNQTKYGLQAADWVHRMIPCWTDLIKEAKQLVKDKDMAQYLNMGTVKNALSKAMEVPKGDFTPNPDLRVLMRSIIVYRFLQSFDLEGGDTYEKEMERAKTRIVGY, from the coding sequence ATGAGTGCAATTGCTGGAATTTATTATGTAAAAGACACTGTTCCCAAAATTCATGGACAACAAATGATGCAGGCATTAAGCAAGTTTCCTGCAGATGCCGTGCAAACCTGGAACAAAGAAAATGTGTTTTTAGGGTGCCATGCACAGTGGGTTACACCGGAATCAATCGGTGAACAATTGCCTTTATATGATTATGATCGACAATTGGCAATTACGTCAGATGCAATGATTGATAATCGGGAAGAACTATTTGATAAATTAGGAATTCATCGTGAGGAAAGGAAAGTGATTCCGGACGGTAAATTGATTCTTCTTGCGTATTCGAAATGGGGAGATGAAGTTGTAAAACATTTGATTGGTGATTTTGCTTTTATGATTTGGGATGAAAAAAACCAAAAGTTATTTGGGGCAAGAGATTTTTCCGGAACAAGGTCGCTTTATTATTACCATGATGATCAGCGATTTGCATTCTGTACAGTCATGGAACCATTACTAAAACTGCCCTATGTAAAAAAGAAATTAAATGAAGAGTGGCTGGCTGAGTATTTGGCAATTCCGAACATGATTGACTCAGTTGATGTATTAAAAACTGCCGTTAAGGATATTCAACAAGTTCCTCCCTCACATACGATTACTGTAAAGAATGGAAGCGTGAACCTTTCTAAGTATCATGTACTATCATTTGACGAAAAAATTAGATTCAAGTCAGATGAAGAATACATTGAGGCTTTCCGTGATGTTTTCCAGAAAGCGGTTGACTCAAGATTACGTACATTTAAAGCAGTTGGATCACAATTGAGTGGTGGACTCGACTCAGGATCGATTGTTAGTTTTGCTGCAAAAACGTTGAAAAAACAAAATAAGAGATTACATACCTACAGTTCGATTCCTGTGGAAGATTTTAACGATTATACACCAAGACATCATTTCCCTGACGAACGCCCATTTATCAATAAAACCGTTGATTATGTAGGAAATATTGAAGATCACTATTTAAGTCTAGATGATAAAAATTCTTATACAGATATCGATGACTGGCTGGAAGTTATCGAAACGCCTTATAAATTTTTCGAGAATTCATTCTGGATGAAAGGTATTTTTGAACATGCGAGTAATGATGATATTGGGATTTTATTAAGCGGAGCGAGAGGAAACTTTACAATATCTTGGGATCCGGGATTAGAGTATTATAGTCATTTATTAAAGCGTATGAAATGGATTCATTTTGCCCGTGAACTTAAATCTTTTAGCAGTAATATTGGAGTAGGGAGGAAAAAAGTACTTCAAGTTATAAGTAAAAAGGCCTTTCCTTTTTTAAGCCATGAAGACGACTATCAATTTCCGATGCTTATTAATCCTCATTTTGCTAGTGAGATGAACGTGTTTGATAAACTTCAAAAATATGGAATGGGAGAAGATGGATTCCCCGAACTCAACATGTTTAAAGAAAGGCAATACCTTGTTGGTAAAGATTTTATTTGGAATACAAATGGAATATCATTCTCGAAGTTATCTTTGCAATATGGATTATTAATGCGTGATCCAACCAATGATATCCGTGTGATAAATTATTGTATGGCTATTCCATTGGATCAATTTATTAATAGCGGAATGAACCGAGCGCTTATCAGAAAAGCAACAAAAGGGTATCTGCCGGATGAAGTGAGGTTAAACCAAACAAAATATGGACTTCAAGCAGCGGATTGGGTTCATCGGATGATACCCTGCTGGACAGATTTAATTAAAGAGGCGAAACAGCTAGTGAAAGATAAGGATATGGCACAATATTTGAATATGGGGACGGTAAAAAATGCCCTTTCTAAAGCAATGGAAGTTCCAAAAGGTGATTTTACCCCTAATCCTGATCTTAGAGTCCTAATGCGTAGTATAATCGTATATCGATTTCTACAATCATTTGACCTTGAAGGAGGTGATACATATGAAAAAGAAATGGAAAGAGCCAAGACTAGAATTGTTGGATATTAG
- a CDS encoding SAF domain-containing protein: protein MSKISRIGIAGTGLIGKGIALEVEKQSELELSKVLTRRRISTVSDYPFPETLTNSVEEFIENSDLIVECSGDVIYGTEVIDQAMKADKPVVTMNAELQVTTGSYFAKRGFITEAEGDQPGCLASLHENVIEMGFKPLVYGNIKGFMKLDPNLEDMKYWSKRNGVRLDMTTSFTDGTKVQVEQALVANGLGAGIAVDGLLAPSSDDLNQAGEELAEEAKQLGYPISEFVLAPKAPPGVFITAEHDSRQKDALRYFKMGEGPYYTILQNYHLCHLEVVKTIKRVINGGGVLLNNGENPAVSVAAIAKRTLQPGEKIEKGIGSFQVRGEAVKIAGHKNHVPIGLLVNAVMKQPVEEGEIITFDDVELPESLALAAWLDTIGKTPINN, encoded by the coding sequence GTGAGTAAAATATCGAGAATCGGTATTGCAGGTACAGGTTTGATTGGTAAGGGAATTGCATTGGAGGTGGAAAAACAATCTGAATTAGAGCTTTCTAAAGTTCTTACAAGGCGTCGCATCAGTACAGTGTCTGACTACCCTTTCCCGGAGACACTAACGAATTCAGTGGAGGAATTTATTGAAAACAGCGATTTAATTGTGGAATGCAGCGGGGATGTTATTTATGGAACAGAAGTTATTGATCAGGCCATGAAGGCTGATAAACCGGTGGTAACGATGAATGCTGAGCTTCAGGTTACTACCGGTTCTTATTTTGCAAAAAGAGGGTTTATCACTGAAGCGGAAGGCGACCAGCCGGGATGTCTGGCCTCATTGCATGAAAATGTGATAGAGATGGGTTTCAAGCCATTGGTATATGGAAACATTAAAGGCTTTATGAAATTGGATCCGAACTTGGAAGACATGAAATATTGGTCAAAACGAAATGGTGTCCGCCTTGATATGACAACTTCTTTTACCGATGGAACAAAAGTCCAGGTGGAGCAGGCGTTGGTTGCTAATGGCCTTGGTGCTGGAATTGCCGTTGATGGTCTGCTTGCTCCCAGTTCAGATGATTTAAATCAAGCAGGGGAAGAATTAGCTGAAGAGGCTAAACAGTTAGGGTATCCCATTTCTGAATTTGTGCTCGCACCAAAAGCTCCTCCCGGGGTGTTTATTACAGCAGAACATGACAGTCGGCAAAAGGATGCACTACGCTATTTCAAGATGGGCGAAGGACCATACTATACTATTCTGCAAAACTATCATCTATGTCACCTGGAAGTGGTAAAAACGATTAAACGGGTCATAAATGGCGGTGGTGTCCTTTTAAATAATGGTGAAAACCCTGCTGTCAGTGTTGCAGCAATAGCCAAAAGAACACTTCAGCCTGGAGAGAAAATTGAAAAAGGCATTGGCAGTTTCCAGGTTAGAGGCGAAGCAGTAAAAATTGCAGGGCATAAAAATCATGTGCCAATTGGCTTGCTTGTAAATGCAGTCATGAAACAGCCGGTTGAGGAAGGTGAGATTATTACGTTTGATGATGTGGAACTGCCTGAGAGTTTGGCTTTGGCAGCATGGCTGGATACTATCGGAAAAACACCGATTAATAACTGA
- a CDS encoding nucleotidyltransferase domain-containing protein yields MKRFNLDISNVPNELRFIIELLKNEDIATINPIVYKNIDWKAFIELLFHHRLYPIIYSKLKQFDGGIVPPDVVNYISIYYKKNTLQMLKFSAVTENISRLFAENRIPLILLKGPALGHLLYGDISLRTSSDLDFLVPIEELEKTDRLLAEQGYQKHDYIKTVLNDWKWRHHHVTYYHPQQQIKMEIHWRLNPGPAKEPGFQELWERKNRSKFTSFPVYLLGKEDLFLFLTSHGARHGWSRLRWLVDIQELVKQEIDWKKVNDKLRVCYYKKPAGQGLLLASCLLNSGISHEMQRLMKAKSTMHLAQQAVYYLENRINLHTDPVPEDVAHFHKHHLFSLMGWRQKWLFLLSFLYPYPDDVETLPLPKTLHFLYFPLRPILWAYRKTRKIAFS; encoded by the coding sequence ATGAAACGGTTCAATCTTGATATCTCCAACGTACCAAATGAACTTCGCTTCATAATTGAGCTATTAAAAAACGAAGATATTGCTACTATCAATCCAATAGTTTATAAGAATATTGATTGGAAAGCATTTATAGAATTGTTATTTCATCACCGATTATACCCGATTATCTATTCAAAATTAAAACAGTTTGACGGGGGAATTGTACCACCGGATGTGGTGAATTATATTTCCATTTACTACAAGAAAAACACATTGCAAATGCTGAAATTCAGTGCAGTGACGGAAAATATCAGCAGACTGTTTGCTGAAAATCGGATTCCACTCATTTTATTAAAAGGGCCGGCACTTGGTCATTTATTGTATGGGGACATTTCACTAAGAACCTCCAGTGACTTAGATTTCCTGGTTCCTATTGAGGAACTGGAAAAAACGGATAGATTGCTTGCCGAACAGGGCTATCAAAAACATGATTACATAAAAACAGTACTTAATGATTGGAAATGGCGACATCACCATGTAACTTATTATCATCCCCAGCAACAAATCAAAATGGAAATTCATTGGCGATTAAATCCTGGTCCCGCTAAAGAACCTGGTTTTCAGGAATTATGGGAGAGGAAAAATAGAAGTAAGTTTACTAGTTTTCCAGTTTATTTATTAGGGAAAGAGGATTTATTCTTATTTCTAACGTCTCATGGTGCACGCCACGGCTGGTCACGGCTTCGCTGGTTGGTCGATATTCAGGAATTGGTTAAACAAGAAATAGATTGGAAAAAAGTAAATGATAAATTAAGAGTATGTTACTATAAAAAGCCTGCAGGGCAAGGACTTTTATTGGCATCTTGTCTTTTAAATTCGGGGATAAGTCATGAAATGCAGCGATTAATGAAAGCTAAATCGACAATGCATTTAGCTCAGCAGGCGGTATATTATTTGGAAAATAGGATTAATCTGCACACAGATCCGGTTCCGGAAGATGTAGCGCACTTTCATAAACATCATTTATTTTCATTGATGGGTTGGCGGCAGAAATGGTTATTTTTATTGAGTTTCTTATACCCTTATCCAGATGATGTAGAAACATTACCATTACCAAAAACCTTGCACTTTCTCTATTTTCCATTACGGCCAATTTTGTGGGCTTACCGGAAGACGAGAAAAATTGCCTTTTCATAG
- a CDS encoding acyltransferase family protein, which yields MERNSTIDVMKCIAVFLVVSLHTVTYGYDWQEVEYIRFIIRVFPRWVIPFFFIAAGYFFARKIKQHNSRAYFNQYVTKLIRLFIIWYLFYLIYDLAIQVVLAVYMGLNVKAELLDYITSYVNVNDLYYGSGMTSYHLWFLTALIWSMVILYVALRFNKLKFLLIVSCVLNIIGLFGQTYSSIFSLPIHTRDALFFGLFYTTIGCYIAMHRDWIIKKISGIKSSIFVYLFLLLSLIQIGEWFLTVKILDGTKMFGDYYATTAPLTISLFLITLKNISTGRNTFIAKVGKNAVGIYVSHLFVISIIILLFKLLDISYLRNNFWFNLMLVLTIFFISYYFFIFFNSLLNKIKILFLSFIGDRKHLRQSNKTAM from the coding sequence TTGGAAAGAAACTCTACAATAGATGTTATGAAGTGTATTGCAGTATTTCTAGTTGTCAGTTTACACACGGTGACTTATGGCTATGATTGGCAGGAAGTTGAATATATCCGTTTTATCATTCGTGTCTTTCCAAGATGGGTTATTCCCTTTTTCTTTATTGCTGCAGGCTATTTCTTTGCCCGGAAGATCAAACAGCACAATTCCAGGGCGTATTTTAACCAGTATGTGACTAAATTAATCCGATTGTTTATTATATGGTACTTATTCTATCTGATTTATGACCTTGCTATACAAGTGGTTCTTGCAGTCTATATGGGATTAAACGTAAAAGCTGAATTACTGGATTACATAACATCATATGTGAATGTAAATGATCTTTACTATGGAAGCGGAATGACGTCCTATCATCTATGGTTCTTGACTGCACTTATCTGGTCAATGGTTATTTTGTATGTTGCTTTAAGATTTAATAAACTTAAATTTCTATTGATTGTGAGCTGTGTCCTTAACATAATCGGACTTTTCGGACAGACATACTCGAGCATCTTCAGTTTACCGATACACACTAGAGATGCTTTATTTTTCGGGTTGTTTTATACAACGATAGGTTGCTATATTGCAATGCATCGCGACTGGATTATCAAGAAGATCAGTGGGATTAAATCAAGTATCTTTGTTTATTTGTTCCTATTATTATCATTGATTCAAATTGGTGAATGGTTTCTAACAGTTAAAATATTGGATGGGACAAAAATGTTCGGTGACTATTATGCAACAACGGCCCCTTTAACTATCAGTCTCTTTTTGATAACGTTAAAAAACATTTCAACAGGAAGAAACACATTCATCGCTAAAGTAGGCAAAAATGCAGTAGGAATATATGTCTCACATTTGTTTGTAATAAGTATAATTATTCTTTTATTTAAATTACTGGATATAAGTTATTTAAGAAACAATTTTTGGTTTAACCTTATGTTAGTGCTGACAATTTTCTTTATTTCATACTATTTCTTCATATTTTTTAACAGCTTATTAAATAAAATTAAGATCTTGTTTTTATCGTTTATCGGGGATAGAAAGCATTTAAGGCAATCGAACAAAACAGCAATGTAA
- a CDS encoding paeninodin family lasso peptide, translated as MKKKWKEPRLELLDIRETMLGSWKGGHDAIFDFNDKGWYPDNPGGGGNDGGGGNIGS; from the coding sequence ATGAAAAAGAAATGGAAAGAGCCAAGACTAGAATTGTTGGATATTAGAGAGACAATGCTGGGTAGTTGGAAAGGTGGCCATGATGCAATATTTGATTTCAATGATAAAGGTTGGTACCCGGACAATCCAGGTGGTGGCGGTAACGATGGCGGAGGCGGCAACATCGGTAGTTAA
- a CDS encoding lasso peptide biosynthesis B2 protein, protein MRKVNILLSLNMEMKVLLFEAYFYLAWGRMLKGMPFSKIAPSLGEKMKETSTNLNPEYRRKLGGISQAIQIMSKYTFWESECLVKAIAAMKMLEKRDIESTLYLGMAKDESGQLIAHAWLRSGPFYITGAAGMERFTVVNKFAKTLSK, encoded by the coding sequence ATGCGAAAGGTAAACATACTTCTGTCGTTAAATATGGAAATGAAAGTGCTCTTATTCGAAGCATATTTTTATCTAGCCTGGGGGCGTATGCTAAAAGGGATGCCCTTTTCAAAAATTGCCCCTTCACTGGGAGAAAAAATGAAAGAAACATCGACCAATCTAAATCCTGAATACAGAAGGAAGTTGGGAGGAATATCCCAAGCGATACAAATCATGAGCAAGTATACGTTTTGGGAAAGTGAATGCCTTGTTAAAGCAATTGCCGCAATGAAGATGCTGGAAAAACGGGACATTGAAAGCACGCTTTACCTGGGAATGGCAAAAGATGAATCGGGCCAATTAATTGCCCATGCTTGGTTGCGCAGTGGCCCTTTCTATATAACTGGTGCGGCAGGGATGGAACGTTTTACAGTTGTCAACAAGTTTGCAAAAACCTTGTCAAAGTAA